Genomic segment of Thermoleophilia bacterium:
TCCGCGTCGCCGTCATCATCTCCGATGGCCATGATCTGCTCAGCCGGTACTTGCATGCGCCTAGCAAGCTGCTGCGCCATAGCTACTTTGGATGCCTCGGGGGAGTAAAACTCAATTATTCCCGGAGCGCTTTCGTAAATATTGGCGCGCTTTTCAAATACGCGTCTCAGCGTGATAGTAGCTGTTGTAGCTTGCTCGTCAGGGAGGTGCCGGAGATCCAGAAAAACCTTGTCAATTGGCTCTCCGCCGCGTAGCACCTCGTCTACGTTACCTACCCCGCTGGGTTCTGAGATTTCATAGTCAAAGAGACTGTCGCGCTCCAGGTTCCGGGGTCGGTCGCTAAACCACTCATCGTCACTTTCTACGTTAGCAACAGCACCCAGGTCGCGGCCAAAAGCGACAATTTCGGCAGCCAGGGCTGGATCTAGAGACACATGTACTAGGCCGGCTGCGGCTTGAACGCTCCACAGCAGAGCTCCGTTGCAGGCGATCAAGGGGGTAAGAAGCCCGAGCTCTTGATGGAAGTGGCGCATTTGCCGCGGAGGCCGAGAGGAGACAAGCACCACGTCCACGCCACTTTCACGCGTGGCAGCGATGGCTTTCTTGGCGCGTTCAGAGATGTGTCTAGGACCCGAGAGCAGCGTGCCATCCAGGTCGATGAAAACCAGGCGCATCACCCGTCCCGTCCCAGCAAGCTGAGCCAGTCCACGCGCCACGTAGGTAAGGTGCTTTCGCATCGCTTGTCTTGCTTTTTGCTCGTCGCCCGAGGCAATGGCCTGACGGATAGCCTCATGCTGCTGGTGAAGGGTCACTGCTCCCCCCGGCTCCTTGTAGTAGGCATTGAGAATGGCAGCCATGTGGTCATGCAACATTTGCACAGGTTCACGAATAACGCGCTCAAAAAGGGGGTTGTGAGTTGCCTGAGCGATAGCTGCATGAAAAGCTACGTCTTGCTCAGGGGTGAGACCTTCCTGGGGTTGACCAAGCAGTACCGAAAGTCGGTGCAGATCCTCGATCGTCGCACGGCGGGCCGCCAACCCGGCTGCTTCGATCTCCACGGCCGACCGGATTTCCATGAGTTCGATGATCCGTTCAGCACCTTCGCCGAGCAACGGGCCCAGCGGCGCAGCAAAGCTGGGCTGAGGCATGGCAGCCACGGTGGTTCCCTGCGCACCTCTCCCTGTGTTGAGAAGTCCCTGGGCTCTTAGTTCGCGCAGCGCTTCCCGCACAGCAGGCCGGCCTACACCCAGCCGGGCAGCTAGTTCTCTCTCGGAGGGAATGCGGTCTCCGGGCTTGTACCTGCCCTCGGCAATGAGCTTTCGCAGCTGGTCAGCAACCTGATCTGCTATGGTTTTGGGAGCTACAGGCTCCAGCTCTGGCCCGTTCATAGGAATGATGGTAGCACCATCAGCCCTTCTATGCAACACTGTATCTGACTGCCGGACGGGGGGTTTGTAGGTTTAGCTGCTCGCGCCGCCTGCCTCGGGGATTTCTGCAACAGTCTTCCTTGCTTTCTTGCGGGCTGCCCACTTGGCCAACCACACGCCTACCTCGTAGAGGACCATGAGAGGTATCAGCATGAGTATCATGCTGACTGGATCTTGGCTCGGTGTGAGCACCATGGCCACGACAGCCATGACGACTATGGCATATCGTCTGGCCTTGCGCATTCTGGCGTGGTCTACGATATCCGCCCAGGCCAAGAGGAGCATGATCAAGGGGAGTTCAAACACAGCTCCGAAGCCCAAGAGGAACATAGCCACAAAATTGATATATCGCTCGGCTTGCAGCAGCTGGTTAAACTGGTCCCCTCCATAGCCCACAAGGAACTTGAGACCCACCGGCAAAACGATGAAATAGCCAAAAACGACCCCAGCGATGAACAGCCCGGTAGTAGAAGCCACGTAGGGAATAACGCTTCGCCTTTCGTTCTCGTACAGTGCAGGCAGAACAAAGGCCCAGAATTGGTAGAGGATAAAAGGCAACGCGATAATCAGGCCTGCGTAGACCGAAACCTTTAGGACTTGGAAGAAAGCCTCTGTGACGCCAAGGGTGGTGAGCTTTTCCACTCCCGTGTTCTTGAGTGGGTGCATCAGCACGGCAAACACGTACTTCTTGGCGACAAAAGCCCCTACCATGCAAACAAGCAGCGCTACAGCACAATACACCAGCCGGCGGCGAAGCTCAGCCAGGTGCTCGGTGATAGGCATTTTCTTGGCCGTATTTGTGCTCAACTGGTGTCCTTGGTAGCGCGTGGAAAGCCACAGTATAGCCCAGGCGCCGGCGCAGTGGCGCCTACCCGTACTGCTTTGTGTGCTCGCAAGGCTCTGCGCCGATCTTTGGACTCTGTGCTTGTGTTTGCACTGTGCACTTGCGGTGCGTGCTGCATCTGCCTTGGGCAGCGCAAAGCAGCTCTCTTTGGCCGCGATAGCTTTTTGTGTTACAAATATTCTACGCCGCTACAGGACGCCAGGTTAGCTGCCCGGCATTAGCGGCATCGGCGGTTTTCGGCGGTGCCAGATTCTCTTACTTAGGAGTCTGTTTGGTCAACGAGACGGTCGATCTGTTCATACAGCTGGGTCTGATGTTCGCCATCGGCGCCCTTATGGCGCTGAGCTTCATCGCCATTTCTCATCTCATCGCTCCGCGTAGCTACAACCCCAACAAGTTTCTTCCTTATGAGTGCGGAGTCTTGCCTAAGAGTGACGCGCGCACTCCTTTTAATGTGCATTACTACTTGGTGGCGGTTCTCTTTGTGCTCTTTGATCTTGAGGCTGTGTTCATCTATCCCTGGGCAATCTCATTGCGGGCTTTGGGCACAGCGGCTGTAGCGGAGATGTTCTTCTTTATTGCTGTTCTTTTGGTCGGATAC
This window contains:
- a CDS encoding Cof-type HAD-IIB family hydrolase, with the translated sequence MLHRRADGATIIPMNGPELEPVAPKTIADQVADQLRKLIAEGRYKPGDRIPSERELAARLGVGRPAVREALRELRAQGLLNTGRGAQGTTVAAMPQPSFAAPLGPLLGEGAERIIELMEIRSAVEIEAAGLAARRATIEDLHRLSVLLGQPQEGLTPEQDVAFHAAIAQATHNPLFERVIREPVQMLHDHMAAILNAYYKEPGGAVTLHQQHEAIRQAIASGDEQKARQAMRKHLTYVARGLAQLAGTGRVMRLVFIDLDGTLLSGPRHISERAKKAIAATRESGVDVVLVSSRPPRQMRHFHQELGLLTPLIACNGALLWSVQAAAGLVHVSLDPALAAEIVAFGRDLGAVANVESDDEWFSDRPRNLERDSLFDYEISEPSGVGNVDEVLRGGEPIDKVFLDLRHLPDEQATTATITLRRVFEKRANIYESAPGIIEFYSPEASKVAMAQQLARRMQVPAEQIMAIGDDDGDADLLQWAGLGVAMGNATPAAKAAADLITSSNLRDGVAEALERWLLGRLSSGIPA
- the tatC gene encoding twin-arginine translocase subunit TatC; this encodes MSTNTAKKMPITEHLAELRRRLVYCAVALLVCMVGAFVAKKYVFAVLMHPLKNTGVEKLTTLGVTEAFFQVLKVSVYAGLIIALPFILYQFWAFVLPALYENERRSVIPYVASTTGLFIAGVVFGYFIVLPVGLKFLVGYGGDQFNQLLQAERYINFVAMFLLGFGAVFELPLIMLLLAWADIVDHARMRKARRYAIVVMAVVAMVLTPSQDPVSMILMLIPLMVLYEVGVWLAKWAARKKARKTVAEIPEAGGASS
- a CDS encoding NADH-quinone oxidoreductase subunit A, whose amino-acid sequence is MVNETVDLFIQLGLMFAIGALMALSFIAISHLIAPRSYNPNKFLPYECGVLPKSDARTPFNVHYYLVAVLFVLFDLEAVFIYPWAISLRALGTAAVAEMFFFIAVLLVGYVYAWKKGVFEWE